From the genome of Papaver somniferum cultivar HN1 chromosome 2, ASM357369v1, whole genome shotgun sequence, one region includes:
- the LOC113353725 gene encoding uncharacterized protein LOC113353725, translating to MQKFDRAEDVSLMSIYCSVVSDLVIARSQDAEILWARIHGEQTTPMIRYPVRTTMMLEQRAGLLKREVKRYVSHVRDYCRDMDDEGYNLETAYREGQLRYEEYEVRRKVWTHGEVFQVLKKQFPEEYGPQFFDLEHMEPPPHGAED from the exons ATGCAAAAATTTGATAGAGCTGAAGATGTCTCTCTCATGAGTATTTATTGTTCGGTTGTTAGTGATCTTGTAATTGCAAGGTCTCAGGATGCGGAGATCTTGTGGGCGAGAATTCACGGGGAACAAACTACGCCAATGATAAGGTATCCCGTAAGAACCACGATGATGTTAGAACAGAGAGCTGGTCTTTTGAAAAGGGAGGTAAAAAGATACGTCTCACATGTTAGGGATTACTGTAGGGACATGGACGACGAAGGATACAACTTGGAAACGGCA TACCGAGAAGGTCAGCTGAGATACGAAGAATATGAAGTTCGTAGAAAGGTATGGACACATGGCGAGGTTTTCCAGGTTCTGAAAAAGCAATTTCCAGAGGAATATGGTCCCCAGTTCTTTGACCTCGAACATATGGAACCTCCACCTCATGGAGCCGAAGATTAG